In the genome of Falsirhodobacter halotolerans, the window TGAAGGGGGGCGCGCTGTCAACCGCCAAACCACCCCCGGCGCGCAGTTTCCGGGGGGTGGTTCTGTGGGTAACTTCAGGCGGATTCCACACGATCTTCCGCAGAGGCCGGAATATAATTGAGGATTGGCATAAGCCAGCGTTCCGCCTCGGCCACGGTCATGTCCTTGCGCGCGGCATAGTCGGCCACCTGATCGCGTTCCACTTTTGCAACACCGAAGTAATAACTGTCGGGATGGCCAAGATAGATGCCCGACACGGACGACCCCGGCCACATCGCCAGCGACTCCGTCAGATGGACGCCCGTCCGCGCCTCGGCCTCCAGCAGGCGGAACAGCGTCGTCTTTTCCGTATGATCCGGCTGGGCCGGGTATCCGGGGGCAGGGCGGATGCCGCGATAGGGTTCGCCGATCAGTCCGGTCGGGGAATAATCCTCGTCCGGGGCATATCCCCACAACTCCTTGCGCACCATCTCGTGCATCCGCTCGGCAAACGCTTCGGCAAAGCGGTCGGCCAGCGCCTTCACCAGAATGGCGGAGTAATCGTCCTTCGCCGCTTCGAAGTCCTTGGCGATGGCGATCTCCTCGGCTCCGGCGGTTACGACGAAGCCGCCGACATAATCGCGCACGCCCTCCGGCCCCACGAAATCCGACAGCGCCACATTCGGCCGTCCATCGCGCTTTGCCACCTGCTGGCGCAGCGTGTGCAATGTGGCAAGCGGCGCTGTCCGTCCCTCATCGGTCCACAGCCGGATGTCATCCCCCACCGCGTTCGCAGGCCAGAACCCCACAACGGCCGCGGGGCGGAACCACTTTTCGTCGATGATCCTGTTCAGCATCGCTTGCGCATCGGCAAACAGCGCCCGCGCCGCTTCACCCTGCTTTTCATCCTCAAGGATCTTGGGATAGACGCCCTTCAATTCCCATGTCTGAAAGAATGGCGTCCAGTCGATATAGCGGGCGAGGTCCGCCAGATCCCAATCGTCCCAGTGCCGCAGGCCGAGGAAAGAAGGCGTCGCCACCTCATAGCCCGTCCAATCCACCTGAAAGGCGTTGGCGCGGGCCGAGGTCAGCGGCAGGCGCTTCTTTTCCCGCTCGGCCCGCGCGTGGTTCTCGGCCACCTTGGCGTATTCCTCACGGATGCTGGCCACATAGTCCGGCTTCTGGCTGTCCGACAGCAAAGCGCCAACAACCCCCACGGCGCGGCTGGCATCGGTGACATAGATCGCCTGGCCCCGATTGTATCTTGGATGGATCTTCACGGCCGTATGCACACGCGACGTCGTGGCTCCGCCGATCAGCAGGGGAATGTCGAACCCCTCCCGCTCCATCTCGGAGGCCACATGCACCATCTCGTCCAGCGACGGCGTGATCAGACCCGACAGGCCGATGATGTCGCAGCCCTCGGCCTTCGCCGTCTCCAGGATCTTCGTCGCAGGGACCATCACGCCAAGATCGACGATCTCGTAATTGTTGCAGGCCAACACGACGCCGACGATGTTCTTGCCGATATCGTGGACATCGCCCTTCACCGTCGCCATCAGGATCTTGCCCGCCGATTGGCGGCCTTCGCCCTTCTCCTCCTCCATGTAGGGCAGAAGAACCGCCACCGCCTGCTTCATCACCCGCGCCGATTTCACCACCTGAGGCAGGAACATCTTTCCCGACCCGAACAGATCGCCGACCACGTTCATCCCGGCCATCAACGGCCCCTCGATGACGTGAAGCGGACGTTCGGCGGCCAAGCGCGCCTCCTCGGTATCGGCGTCGATGAATTCGGTGATGCCGTTGACCAGCGCATGTTCCAGCCGTTTTTCGACCCGAAGCTCGCGCCACGACATGTCGCGTTCCTTGGCGGGGCCGCCCGCCTGACCGCGATACTTTTCGGCGATCTCCAACATCCGCTCGGTCGAATCCGCGCGGCGGTTCAAAACCACATCCTCACACGCCTCGCGCAGGTCGGCGTCGATCTCGCTATAGACCGCCAGCTGCCCCGCGTTGACGATCCCCATATCCATCCCGACCTGAATGGCGTGATACAGGAAGACCGCATGCATCGCCTCGCGCACCGGCTCGTTCCCGCGGAACGAGAAGGACAGATTCGACACGCCGCCCGACACATGGACATGGGGCAGGGTGTCGATGATGCGCCGCGTGGCCTGGATGAAGTCGACGCCGTAATTGTCATGCTCCTCGATCCCGGTGGCCACGGCGAACACGTTGGGGTCGAAGATGATATCCTCGGGGGGGAAGCCCACCTCCTCGGTCAGAAGCTTGTAGGCGCGGCTGCAGATCTCGACCTTGCGATCCTCGGTATCGGCCTGTCCCACCTCGTCGAAGGCCATGACCACGACGGCGGCGCCATAGGCGCGACACAGGCGGGCCTGATGCAGGAACGCCTCCTCGCCCTCCTTCATGGAGATGGAGTTGACGATCGGCTTGCCCTGAACGCATTTCAGACCCGCCTCGATCACCTCCCATTTGGAACTGTCGATCATCAGTGGCACCTTGGCGATGTCGGGTTCCGAGGCGATCAGGTTCAGATACTCGATCATCGCCTGTTTCGAGTCGATCAGGCCCTCGTCCATGTTCACGTCGATGATTTGGGCGCCGTTCTCCACCTGATCGCGGGCCACCTCCAGCGCGGTGCCGTAATCGCCATTGGTGATCAGCTTGCGGAAACGGGCCGATCCGGTGACGTTCGTGCGTTCGCCCACGTTGACGAACGGGATGTCGCGGGTCAGCGTGAACGGCTCCAACCCCGACAGGCGCATCAACGGGGCCTGTTCGGGAAGGGCGCGCGGCGGATATTTCGCCACCACCTTGGCGATGGCGCGAATATGGTCCGGCGTCGATCCGCAGCAGCCGCCCACCACGTTCAGCAACCCGTCGCGGGCGAAATCCTCGATCTGGGCGGCCATCGCCTCGGGCGATTCGTCATACTGGCCCATCTCGTTCGGCAGGCCCGCATTGGGATAGGCGCAGGTGAACGTGTCCGCGATGCCGGAGATCTCGGCCAGATGTTCGCGCATCGCGGCGGCGCCAAGGGCGCAGTTCAGGCCGATGGTGAAGGGGGCCGCGTGGCGCACCGAATACCAGAAGGCGGTCGGTGTCTGTCCCGACAGGGTGCGGCCCGACAGGTCGGTGATCGTGCCGGAGATCATGACCGGCAGGCGGATGCCACGGTCCTGAAACACCTCCTCGCAGGCGAAGATCGCGGCCTTGGCGTTCAGCGTGTCGAAGATCGTCTCGATCAGGATGATGTCGGCGCCACCCTCCATCAGACCATGAATCTGCTGGGCATAGGCGATGCGAAGATCGTCAAAGGAAACAGCGCGGTATCCGGGGTTGTTCACATCCGGGCTGATCGACGCCGTGCGGTTCGTGGGTCCGAGCGCACCCGCGACGAACCGTTCGCGCCCATCCTCGGCCGTGGCGCGATCCAGCGCACGCCGCACCAGACGCGCGCCCTGAACGTTCAGATCATGAACCGCCCCCTCCATCCCGTAATCGGCCTGCGCAATGGTCGTGGACGAAAACGTATTGGTTTCAACGATGTCCGCGCCGGCCTTCGCATACCTGTAATGGATATCCTCGATCGCGTCGGGCTGGGTCAGGATCAAAAGGTCGTTGTTGCCCTGCTGCGGATGATCGGACGGGTGGTGACAACCGCAGCCGCCATGCCCCAGAAACTGATCCTCGCCGAAGCCCAGATCCTGGATCTGCGTGCCCATCGCGCCGTCCATGATCAGGATCCGTTCCCGCGCGGCGGCCTCCAGACGGGCGAAAACTTCGGAACGGACGGGCGCAGGCATGGGCATCTCCTCTGGATCGTCTGAGTTATAGGGGAAACCGCCCCCAAGGGAAAATCGAACTGGTTCAAGATCAGGATGAACCGTGCGCAACCTTTCCAAGCGGTTTGGGGCATGATAAAGCGCCACGGCAAATTGACCTTTTCGAAATGAGGACCATCATGGCCACCGAACGCACCCTGTCGATCATCAAGCCCGACGCCACGCGCCGCAACCTGACCGGCAAGATCAACGCCAAATTCGAGGAGGCGGGCCTGCGCATCGTCGCGCAGAAGCGTCTGCACCTCTCCACCGCTCAGGCCGGCAAATTCTACGAAGTTCACAAGGACCGTCCGTTCTATGGCGAACTGGTGGAATTCATGGCGTCCGAGCCGGTCGTCGTGCAGGTTCTGGAAGGCGAAGGCGCCATTGCCAAGAACCGCGAAGTGATGGGCGCAACCAACCCTGCCAACGCCGATGCGGGCACCATCCGCAAGGAATTCGCACTGTCCGTCGGCGAAAACTCGGTTCACGGCTCGGACGCGCCGGAAACGGCCAAGGAAGAGATCGCGTTCTTCTTCTCGGGTCTCGAACTGGTCGGCTGATCCCGCCCATTTCGCACAGAACCTGTGCGGCGCGTTCCCTGTTCGGGGGACGCGCCGTTTTTTATTGTCATGGCAGTCGTAAAAGGATCCGCCATGACCGAATTTCCGACCCGCATCCGCAACGTGACCCTGATCGTCAACGATCTTGCCCGGATGACCGAATTTTACCAGCGCGCCATCGGGCTGGAGGTGCTGACCCGCGACGGGAGCGAAGCGATCCTCGGCGCGGGCGACGCCCCGTTTCTGACCCTGCGGGCCGACCCCACCGCGCGCCGCGCCTCCCCATCCGAGGCGGGGCTGTTTCATACCGCGTTTCTGCTGCCAACCCGTTCGTCGCTGGGCGCGTGGCTGCGCCATGCAAGCGACAGCCGCCTTCGCCTTGGCGCCGCCGACCATGATGTAAGCGAGGCGCTTTATCTTCATGACCCCGAGGGGAACGGGATCGAAATCTATTGCGACCGCCCGAAGGCAGGCTGGATCTGGACGGACGGCCTCGTGAAGATGGGCACCTATGCGCTGGACCTTGACGATCTGGCGCGGACGGGCGGCGAATGGCGTGGGATGCCGACGGGGGCGACGATCGGCCACGTTCACCTTCAGGTCGGCGCCATTCCCCCGGAGGAGGAGTTCTTCGGCACCTTGGGCGCCGCGGTCACCCATCGTTATCCGGGCGCGTCCTTCCTGTCTTGGGACGGGTATCACCATCACATCGCGGCCAATGTCTGGAACAGCCGGAATGCGGTTCCGCGCATGGGTCCGGTCACGGGGCTGGCGCAGGTCGATCTGAACCTTGAGCACCTAAAAGGAATCGTTGTCGATCCGTGGAACATTCCGTTCGCGCTATCATGAACCATCGTGTGCCAAGGGATACCACGTTGACGGGTTGAAACCTCACGTAAGCGTGTGCTTACTGTCGCGCAATCTT includes:
- the metH gene encoding methionine synthase; translated protein: MPMPAPVRSEVFARLEAAARERILIMDGAMGTQIQDLGFGEDQFLGHGGCGCHHPSDHPQQGNNDLLILTQPDAIEDIHYRYAKAGADIVETNTFSSTTIAQADYGMEGAVHDLNVQGARLVRRALDRATAEDGRERFVAGALGPTNRTASISPDVNNPGYRAVSFDDLRIAYAQQIHGLMEGGADIILIETIFDTLNAKAAIFACEEVFQDRGIRLPVMISGTITDLSGRTLSGQTPTAFWYSVRHAAPFTIGLNCALGAAAMREHLAEISGIADTFTCAYPNAGLPNEMGQYDESPEAMAAQIEDFARDGLLNVVGGCCGSTPDHIRAIAKVVAKYPPRALPEQAPLMRLSGLEPFTLTRDIPFVNVGERTNVTGSARFRKLITNGDYGTALEVARDQVENGAQIIDVNMDEGLIDSKQAMIEYLNLIASEPDIAKVPLMIDSSKWEVIEAGLKCVQGKPIVNSISMKEGEEAFLHQARLCRAYGAAVVVMAFDEVGQADTEDRKVEICSRAYKLLTEEVGFPPEDIIFDPNVFAVATGIEEHDNYGVDFIQATRRIIDTLPHVHVSGGVSNLSFSFRGNEPVREAMHAVFLYHAIQVGMDMGIVNAGQLAVYSEIDADLREACEDVVLNRRADSTERMLEIAEKYRGQAGGPAKERDMSWRELRVEKRLEHALVNGITEFIDADTEEARLAAERPLHVIEGPLMAGMNVVGDLFGSGKMFLPQVVKSARVMKQAVAVLLPYMEEEKGEGRQSAGKILMATVKGDVHDIGKNIVGVVLACNNYEIVDLGVMVPATKILETAKAEGCDIIGLSGLITPSLDEMVHVASEMEREGFDIPLLIGGATTSRVHTAVKIHPRYNRGQAIYVTDASRAVGVVGALLSDSQKPDYVASIREEYAKVAENHARAEREKKRLPLTSARANAFQVDWTGYEVATPSFLGLRHWDDWDLADLARYIDWTPFFQTWELKGVYPKILEDEKQGEAARALFADAQAMLNRIIDEKWFRPAAVVGFWPANAVGDDIRLWTDEGRTAPLATLHTLRQQVAKRDGRPNVALSDFVGPEGVRDYVGGFVVTAGAEEIAIAKDFEAAKDDYSAILVKALADRFAEAFAERMHEMVRKELWGYAPDEDYSPTGLIGEPYRGIRPAPGYPAQPDHTEKTTLFRLLEAEARTGVHLTESLAMWPGSSVSGIYLGHPDSYYFGVAKVERDQVADYAARKDMTVAEAERWLMPILNYIPASAEDRVESA
- a CDS encoding VOC family protein — its product is MTEFPTRIRNVTLIVNDLARMTEFYQRAIGLEVLTRDGSEAILGAGDAPFLTLRADPTARRASPSEAGLFHTAFLLPTRSSLGAWLRHASDSRLRLGAADHDVSEALYLHDPEGNGIEIYCDRPKAGWIWTDGLVKMGTYALDLDDLARTGGEWRGMPTGATIGHVHLQVGAIPPEEEFFGTLGAAVTHRYPGASFLSWDGYHHHIAANVWNSRNAVPRMGPVTGLAQVDLNLEHLKGIVVDPWNIPFALS
- the ndk gene encoding nucleoside-diphosphate kinase, producing the protein MATERTLSIIKPDATRRNLTGKINAKFEEAGLRIVAQKRLHLSTAQAGKFYEVHKDRPFYGELVEFMASEPVVVQVLEGEGAIAKNREVMGATNPANADAGTIRKEFALSVGENSVHGSDAPETAKEEIAFFFSGLELVG